Proteins from a genomic interval of Candidatus Nomurabacteria bacterium:
- the rpsP gene encoding 30S ribosomal protein S16, giving the protein MLVIRLQRRGRKGLAQYRIVVQDKRTHPTKEKVVARLGNYNPHTKELVIDKDLAQKFVDNGAQPSERVAQLLKKEKVKLPKWVADATKKEGKTRNVEKLRKNQQKEEISDEAPTESKETPEVSEESSEATAQDAPESNQDTEETSTEA; this is encoded by the coding sequence ATGTTAGTAATTAGACTGCAAAGAAGAGGCCGTAAAGGCTTAGCTCAATACAGAATAGTAGTTCAGGATAAAAGAACTCACCCAACAAAAGAAAAAGTAGTAGCTCGATTAGGCAACTATAATCCACATACAAAAGAATTAGTGATAGATAAAGATCTAGCACAAAAATTTGTAGATAATGGTGCTCAGCCATCAGAAAGAGTTGCTCAGTTGTTAAAAAAAGAAAAAGTTAAACTACCAAAATGGGTTGCTGATGCAACTAAAAAAGAAGGTAAAACTCGTAACGTTGAAAAATTAAGAAAAAATCAACAAAAAGAGGAGATTTCCGATGAAGCTCCTACAGAGTCAAAAGAAACACCTGAAGTGAGTGAAGAATCAAGTGAAGCAACAGCTCAAGATGCTCCAGAATCTAATCAAGATACAGAAGAGACTTCCACAGAAGCCTAA
- a CDS encoding glycosyltransferase, which produces MKKFDYLGAQKVTEFIAISKKVQQRIEKYYKRESTVIYPPTDTHLIKLNPETKNRAGYVVFGAQVAYKRADLAIKACIKLNLELTLIGNGSEHSKLQELAAGHEKIKFRTDVDDTEKNELLGTFKAMIFPQEEDYGISAIECMAAGTPVIALKKGGARDYISSESGVFFKEQSAEALVAALERFEAGEFKFKPERVRAQAQKFSKEEFIKQIQDFISNTPRDN; this is translated from the coding sequence ATGAAAAAGTTTGATTATTTAGGTGCACAAAAAGTTACTGAATTCATAGCTATATCAAAAAAAGTCCAACAAAGAATAGAAAAATACTACAAAAGAGAGTCGACTGTCATTTATCCGCCAACAGATACACACTTGATTAAATTAAATCCTGAAACTAAAAATAGAGCAGGCTACGTTGTATTTGGGGCTCAAGTAGCATATAAACGTGCAGATTTAGCTATTAAAGCCTGTATTAAGCTTAATTTAGAGCTTACCCTTATTGGTAACGGATCTGAGCATTCAAAACTTCAAGAATTAGCCGCAGGACATGAAAAAATTAAATTTAGAACAGACGTTGATGATACAGAAAAAAATGAGCTGTTAGGAACATTTAAAGCCATGATCTTCCCGCAAGAAGAAGATTATGGAATATCTGCTATTGAATGTATGGCTGCAGGAACTCCAGTTATTGCGCTAAAAAAAGGAGGAGCAAGAGATTACATCTCATCAGAGTCAGGGGTCTTCTTTAAAGAACAATCTGCGGAAGCTCTTGTGGCCGCATTAGAACGATTTGAAGCAGGAGAATTTAAGTTTAAACCAGAACGAGTCAGAGCTCAAGCCCAGAAGTTTAGTAAAGAAGAATTTATCAAACAAATTCAAGATTTTATATCAAATACACCAAGAGATAATTAG
- a CDS encoding sugar transferase — MRQKFQLLYNLSLILSDALAILAAFTVAYILRVQIDPRPIVTPISAKSYALIYVSILPFWLGLMALIGLYKRSFYHKLLKEFAGLILTSAIGIMALITLDFALDRPIFPARLVPVYAFGLSLSLLWLGRLILRFIKFIAAKSGKGLTRVLIIGNGDIAPKIYENLTSKKNNEYRLEGIWMPELRHGQIREFTPDKKYLIKNFNNALGRISGRHVDLIVQTEVLDDEKNYLLTSAVESAHARYKLIPSNSSLYGVKTTTDLFFGVPSLDVHITPLVGWNTVLKRLFDMFLSLALLIITFLPVLFLALLVKLSDFRGPVFYKHARVTRFGKSFYIYKFRSMYWKYCTGGKKTNEQVFKEMGREDLLHEWETTQKLKDDPRITPLGKFLRRTSLDELPQLINVLQGKLSLIGPRAITKEELTRYKTSRDKFLSVKPGITGLWQVSGRSNLSYEDRVKLDVYYIQNWSIWLDIKILFKTIGVVLKRSGE, encoded by the coding sequence ATGCGCCAAAAATTCCAACTTTTATATAACCTAAGTTTAATCTTGAGTGATGCTCTAGCAATTCTAGCTGCTTTTACAGTGGCGTATATCTTAAGGGTACAAATCGATCCAAGGCCAATAGTTACACCAATTTCAGCAAAAAGCTATGCATTAATTTACGTTTCAATATTACCTTTTTGGTTAGGTCTAATGGCGCTCATAGGCCTTTATAAAAGAAGTTTTTACCACAAACTCCTTAAAGAATTTGCAGGCTTAATCCTTACGTCCGCAATAGGTATAATGGCTTTAATAACACTAGATTTCGCCCTTGATCGCCCAATATTCCCAGCTCGCCTAGTTCCGGTATATGCCTTTGGCTTAAGCTTAAGTTTGTTGTGGCTAGGAAGATTAATATTAAGATTTATCAAGTTTATTGCTGCAAAATCAGGTAAAGGCTTAACTAGGGTCTTAATAATAGGTAATGGTGACATCGCTCCAAAAATTTATGAAAATTTAACCAGCAAAAAAAACAATGAGTATAGGCTTGAAGGAATTTGGATGCCTGAATTAAGACACGGCCAAATAAGAGAATTTACGCCAGACAAAAAATATTTAATAAAAAACTTTAATAATGCATTAGGTAGAATATCTGGTCGCCACGTAGATTTAATTGTACAAACCGAAGTCCTAGATGATGAAAAAAATTACCTACTAACATCAGCAGTAGAATCCGCCCATGCTCGCTATAAACTGATTCCTTCAAACTCATCTTTATACGGAGTCAAGACTACTACAGACCTCTTCTTTGGAGTGCCAAGCCTTGATGTCCATATAACCCCACTTGTTGGCTGGAACACAGTTTTAAAGCGCTTATTTGATATGTTCTTAAGCCTAGCCCTCCTCATAATTACGTTCCTCCCAGTGCTTTTCTTAGCACTATTAGTTAAGCTTAGCGATTTTAGAGGTCCAGTATTTTATAAACATGCTAGAGTAACTCGTTTTGGTAAATCTTTCTATATCTACAAATTTAGGAGTATGTATTGGAAGTACTGTACGGGAGGTAAAAAGACAAATGAACAGGTATTTAAAGAGATGGGCAGAGAAGACTTACTCCACGAATGGGAAACAACCCAAAAACTTAAAGATGACCCAAGGATAACTCCGCTCGGTAAGTTCCTTAGAAGAACTAGTTTGGATGAGCTCCCACAACTCATAAATGTCCTGCAAGGCAAATTAAGCTTAATAGGTCCACGCGCCATAACTAAGGAGGAGCTAACTAGATACAAAACCTCTCGAGATAAGTTCTTGAGCGTAAAGCCTGGCATTACAGGTTTGTGGCAAGTATCAGGACGCAGCAACTTAAGTTATGAGGATAGAGTAAAACTTGACGTTTACTACATTCAGAACTGGAGTATTTGGCTAGACATAAAAATTCTATTTAAAACAATTGGCGTAGTTTTAAAAAGATCTGGCGAGTAA
- a CDS encoding O-antigen ligase family protein, with the protein MLKRYLYKFKELELREKILVLFVFSIPFERIPSLDVGGITLKLSLFLGTALIFINLKDIKLNSNKLLEKKLLILPALLLVYSLLSILWAQDSPAWLKANLNLGFVVAIFYSLSLSSKKNLQLILNTIFASTLVVIGFGFFQWFGDLVGLPADLTGIREQYDAIRLGLPRMHSVLLEPLYFSLFLLLPLGLSLADRKNDLFKSFYFRLGFTSLIYLSILLSLARGAIVASAVMGLVAFFYNFSELKKLFNVDIITRLCAAALVIILVFIGAVSLLGKKGIDEDNNYSKGIGTITGHLKSIRPWGNEKDAKDENSLNSRDEARSEALNLIKRDLRTDLFGVGAGQYGANLDPKQDSNATSNFVGLDVWVQFGLVGLAILTFFGLSLVFGAKLNKPISIGLVLYLIGFAIQSITFGQLAILHLWVGMALLTLVNND; encoded by the coding sequence ATGCTTAAGAGATATTTATATAAGTTTAAGGAGCTAGAACTTCGAGAGAAGATTCTAGTTCTTTTTGTTTTTAGTATTCCTTTTGAAAGAATCCCAAGTTTAGATGTTGGTGGGATAACCTTAAAGTTAAGTTTATTTCTAGGTACTGCATTAATTTTTATTAACTTAAAAGATATAAAGCTTAATTCTAATAAATTGCTTGAAAAGAAGTTATTGATTCTGCCTGCTCTACTTCTTGTGTATTCTTTACTTTCAATTTTATGGGCTCAGGATAGCCCTGCTTGGTTAAAGGCTAACTTGAACTTAGGTTTTGTTGTTGCAATATTTTATAGCTTAAGCTTAAGTTCTAAAAAGAATTTACAATTAATCTTAAACACTATTTTTGCCTCTACTTTAGTTGTAATCGGTTTTGGATTCTTCCAATGGTTTGGTGATTTGGTTGGTTTGCCTGCTGACCTAACTGGAATTAGAGAGCAATATGATGCAATCCGACTTGGTTTGCCAAGGATGCACTCTGTTTTGTTAGAGCCACTTTATTTTAGTTTGTTTTTACTGTTGCCTCTTGGATTGAGCTTAGCTGACAGAAAGAATGATTTGTTTAAAAGTTTTTATTTTAGGCTTGGGTTTACCTCTTTAATTTACTTATCAATTTTATTAAGCTTAGCCCGAGGAGCAATTGTCGCAAGCGCAGTAATGGGTCTGGTCGCATTCTTTTATAATTTCTCAGAGCTTAAGAAGCTGTTTAATGTGGATATAATTACTAGATTATGTGCGGCGGCTTTAGTTATCATCTTAGTTTTTATTGGAGCAGTGAGTTTACTTGGCAAAAAAGGTATTGATGAGGACAATAACTATTCTAAAGGAATTGGGACTATTACAGGACATCTAAAATCAATCAGGCCATGGGGAAATGAAAAAGATGCAAAAGATGAGAACTCCTTAAACTCGCGCGACGAGGCAAGGAGTGAGGCTTTAAACTTAATAAAGCGAGATTTAAGAACGGATTTATTTGGAGTTGGCGCTGGGCAATATGGTGCTAATTTGGATCCCAAACAGGATTCTAATGCCACAAGTAATTTTGTAGGTTTAGATGTTTGGGTTCAATTTGGTTTAGTGGGTTTAGCAATTCTAACTTTTTTTGGTTTAAGTTTAGTGTTTGGAGCTAAGCTTAATAAACCCATATCTATCGGATTAGTTTTGTATCTTATTGGATTTGCAATCCAGAGTATTACTTTTGGCCAGCTAGCAATATTACACTTATGGGTTGGGATGGCGCTGCTGACTTTAGTTAATAACGATTAA
- a CDS encoding ABC transporter ATP-binding protein, translating into MKKIISKLKKERELDLKTYFKIVGRVVKTNWQIDKWNLIGRLFFSTIEVASTVLATYYGSLVVGEVVKSVSAGGATSNLYSYAIISALFLLVVNIAAGLQNLLDRIVFIKWDQWFTISFNEAKANLDTDFFEDRDNQKLLNKVNRKGGWALGDIGDQFVYTYYNLLKMALIVGAIFSAGPWMALVIALASIPRMYTELKRSKLEWGIWAVKGDAFHRHQKTVGLFYNEKNLIEIKLYGLKNRLLHGVAAKNIEEFGKAQAKASKSTLGIESFSHLVYEGTFLGLTIYLISKTVSGIISIANFTFYTGILNQFSSSMRNLSSIISRSGELVLYARDFYAIYDSKPQIETKSDSVKLNKDNIPLIEFKNVSFAYRSNLKEKILDNLNLTINPGEHIALVGENGAGKTTIIKLLLRLYDVTEGEILVNGVNIKDVDLDSYWRQIGVLFQDFNRYPFDIQTNIELGRVNKKPTKQELDRAVELADLKPILKKLPKGINTILDNSFEEGVEPSGGQWQRVALARAFYRNSNILILDEPTAAVDANAEYEIFNNIFAHYGNKTALIISHRFSTVKRAQRIVVLEKGKILEQGTHKELMKKSKLYAEMFNKQAEGYLN; encoded by the coding sequence ATGAAAAAAATAATATCTAAATTAAAAAAAGAAAGAGAACTTGATTTAAAGACCTACTTCAAGATAGTGGGCCGAGTTGTTAAAACCAATTGGCAGATTGACAAATGGAACCTTATTGGTCGTTTGTTCTTCTCAACAATCGAGGTAGCTTCAACAGTTCTTGCAACCTATTACGGATCTCTTGTAGTAGGTGAAGTTGTAAAATCCGTCAGTGCTGGAGGTGCAACATCCAATCTCTACAGTTATGCGATTATTTCTGCCCTTTTTCTTTTAGTTGTGAATATAGCCGCAGGTTTGCAAAATCTTTTAGACCGGATTGTATTTATTAAATGGGACCAATGGTTCACCATTAGCTTTAATGAAGCTAAAGCAAATCTAGACACTGACTTTTTTGAAGATAGAGATAACCAAAAACTATTGAACAAAGTTAATAGAAAAGGGGGTTGGGCATTGGGAGATATAGGTGACCAATTTGTATATACGTACTACAACCTTCTAAAAATGGCGCTAATTGTTGGAGCGATCTTTTCTGCAGGCCCCTGGATGGCGCTAGTAATTGCACTCGCAAGCATCCCAAGAATGTATACAGAACTCAAGAGATCTAAGCTAGAGTGGGGGATCTGGGCAGTTAAGGGTGATGCATTCCATAGGCACCAAAAAACAGTAGGTCTATTTTATAATGAGAAGAACCTTATAGAGATAAAATTATATGGTTTAAAGAATAGACTATTACACGGAGTTGCTGCAAAAAATATTGAAGAATTTGGCAAAGCACAGGCTAAAGCCTCAAAGTCCACTTTAGGTATAGAATCTTTCTCACATCTAGTTTATGAAGGAACATTCCTGGGCTTAACAATTTATCTAATTTCAAAAACTGTATCAGGAATAATAAGCATCGCAAACTTTACATTCTACACAGGAATTCTTAATCAATTCAGCTCATCGATGCGAAATCTCTCCTCTATCATTTCTAGATCTGGTGAGTTAGTTCTTTACGCTAGAGACTTTTACGCAATTTATGATTCTAAGCCCCAAATTGAAACTAAATCAGATTCAGTTAAGCTTAATAAAGATAATATACCACTGATAGAGTTTAAAAACGTTTCATTTGCATATCGATCGAACCTAAAAGAAAAGATTCTTGATAACCTAAACTTAACCATTAATCCAGGTGAGCACATTGCACTTGTGGGTGAAAACGGAGCAGGGAAGACGACCATCATTAAGCTCCTACTTAGGCTTTATGATGTAACTGAAGGGGAGATCTTAGTCAATGGAGTAAATATCAAAGATGTAGATCTTGACAGCTACTGGCGTCAAATTGGAGTTCTATTCCAAGATTTCAATAGATACCCATTTGATATCCAAACTAATATAGAACTGGGTCGAGTCAATAAAAAGCCAACAAAACAAGAGCTTGATAGGGCTGTAGAACTCGCAGACCTCAAGCCAATTCTAAAGAAATTACCAAAAGGAATTAACACAATTTTAGATAATTCATTTGAAGAAGGGGTCGAGCCGAGTGGAGGTCAGTGGCAACGTGTAGCACTAGCCAGAGCATTCTACAGAAACTCTAACATCTTAATTCTTGATGAACCAACGGCGGCAGTTGATGCCAATGCTGAGTATGAGATCTTTAATAACATCTTTGCTCACTACGGTAATAAAACTGCACTAATCATCTCACATCGCTTCTCAACAGTAAAAAGAGCCCAAAGAATTGTAGTTTTAGAAAAAGGCAAAATCTTAGAACAAGGAACTCACAAAGAGTTAATGAAGAAGTCTAAGCTTTATGCTGAGATGTTTAACAAGCAAGCCGAAGGCTACCTAAATTAA
- a CDS encoding undecaprenyl diphosphate synthase family protein has translation MQSDHIIAYNIPRHVGLILDGNRRWAKENGFSSTLQGHKAGYDNLKNLADYAFSRVLEMYLHMFLVLKTGTEVKKRG, from the coding sequence ATGCAATCTGATCATATTATAGCATATAATATACCCCGACATGTAGGATTAATCTTAGATGGTAACCGCAGATGGGCTAAAGAAAACGGTTTTAGCAGTACTCTGCAGGGTCATAAGGCCGGTTATGATAATCTAAAAAACTTAGCAGATTATGCTTTTAGCAGGGTATTAGAAATGTATCTGCATATGTTTTTAGTACTGAAAACTGGAACAGAAGTAAAGAAGAGAGGTTGA
- the uppS gene encoding di-trans,poly-cis-decaprenylcistransferase — translation MMKRDIKELHSKGIKVLWLGTKVGLKPDIIEAIEGAIRKTEKNIKGTLAFCLNYGGHQELADATAKIISEGYKAEDITPELIEKHLYAPELGPVDLMIRTSGEQRLSGFNLWRCSYSELIFTDKKWPAFTNEDLDLALAEFAKRSRRFGGDEQPA, via the coding sequence ATGATGAAACGCGATATCAAGGAGCTTCATAGCAAAGGAATTAAAGTTCTATGGTTAGGTACTAAAGTGGGTCTAAAGCCTGATATTATTGAGGCGATTGAGGGTGCAATTAGGAAGACTGAGAAGAATATTAAAGGAACTCTTGCTTTTTGCTTAAATTATGGGGGCCACCAAGAGCTTGCCGACGCTACAGCAAAGATTATTTCTGAAGGGTATAAAGCAGAGGATATTACTCCTGAGCTAATTGAAAAGCATTTATATGCACCGGAGCTTGGTCCGGTAGATTTAATGATCAGAACAAGTGGCGAGCAACGCTTAAGCGGTTTCAACTTATGGAGATGTAGTTACTCTGAGCTAATCTTTACAGATAAAAAATGGCCAGCTTTTACTAACGAAGACTTAGATTTAGCATTAGCAGAGTTTGCCAAAAGAAGTCGTAGATTTGGTGGAGATGAACAACCCGCTTAA
- a CDS encoding YbaB/EbfC family nucleoid-associated protein, which yields MLDQAKLALQAKKIQKELTKTVIEVNSQDEMVSIRMTGEQKLKSIQISEEKVDGDFRSLERNLEDTMREAIQKAQEVAQEKLKPIMGQLGGLGL from the coding sequence ATGTTAGACCAAGCAAAACTTGCCCTACAGGCAAAAAAGATACAAAAAGAGCTTACTAAAACAGTTATTGAGGTAAACAGCCAAGACGAAATGGTTTCTATCAGAATGACTGGTGAGCAAAAACTAAAGAGCATCCAGATTAGCGAAGAAAAAGTTGATGGAGATTTTAGATCCTTAGAGAGAAACTTAGAAGATACCATGCGGGAGGCTATCCAAAAAGCCCAAGAGGTTGCTCAAGAGAAACTTAAACCAATTATGGGTCAACTTGGAGGCTTAGGTTTATAA
- the recR gene encoding recombination protein RecR, whose product MLPKALDDLIEALGSLPGVGPRTAERYAWSLFKRPESKLKDLTESISSLHERVKLCPKTFALISEDEDLSELYSDNRRDKKVVMVVEQPFDIIPLEKTSKFNGTYHVLGGAISPIDGINASDLKIAELIQRVKDDEVEELILATNANIEGESTALYIQKILEEAGEKVKMTRLARGLPTGVDLAYADQITLSHAFDGRKEF is encoded by the coding sequence ATGTTACCTAAAGCACTTGACGACTTAATTGAGGCTCTTGGCTCGCTACCAGGAGTTGGACCTAGAACTGCTGAAAGATATGCCTGGTCTTTATTCAAGCGTCCTGAGTCTAAGCTTAAGGATCTCACAGAGTCTATATCATCTTTACACGAGCGAGTTAAGCTTTGCCCTAAAACTTTTGCGCTCATTTCTGAGGATGAAGATCTTAGTGAGCTATATTCTGATAATCGGAGAGATAAGAAAGTAGTTATGGTTGTTGAACAACCATTTGACATTATTCCGCTTGAGAAGACCTCTAAGTTTAATGGGACTTATCATGTTTTAGGTGGTGCGATCAGCCCAATTGACGGTATTAATGCTAGTGATCTTAAAATTGCAGAGTTAATCCAAAGAGTTAAAGATGACGAAGTTGAAGAATTAATCTTAGCTACTAATGCAAATATTGAAGGTGAAAGTACTGCACTTTATATCCAAAAGATACTAGAAGAAGCTGGAGAAAAAGTTAAAATGACTCGTTTGGCTAGGGGTCTACCAACTGGAGTTGACCTAGCTTACGCAGATCAAATTACTCTATCTCACGCTTTTGATGGTAGAAAAGAGTTTTAG
- the trmD gene encoding tRNA (guanosine(37)-N1)-methyltransferase TrmD, with translation MKICYISLFPEVIEAYNNVGMMRKAQEMGSVEFIYLNLRDFGLGPRKQVDDTPYGGGDGMVLKPEPIAEAIAKAKELVGDNAMVILPTPRGVEFTQNDSNNLAELNENLIIFCSRYEGYDERITKLVDRQFFIGRYVLTGGEIPAMVISDSIIRLLDGVLGGEESAVKESFQTDLSLIEHPQYTRPEIFEGESIPEVLKGGNHAEIEKWRQENYIT, from the coding sequence ATGAAAATTTGTTATATCTCGCTATTCCCAGAAGTTATTGAAGCTTACAACAATGTTGGGATGATGCGTAAAGCTCAAGAAATGGGCTCAGTTGAGTTTATCTACTTAAATCTTAGAGACTTTGGGCTTGGACCTCGTAAACAGGTTGATGACACTCCATACGGTGGAGGGGATGGCATGGTCTTAAAACCAGAGCCGATTGCAGAAGCAATTGCTAAAGCAAAAGAGTTAGTAGGAGATAATGCTATGGTCATTCTACCTACCCCAAGAGGAGTAGAGTTTACTCAAAATGATTCTAATAATTTGGCTGAACTTAATGAGAACTTGATTATATTTTGCTCAAGATACGAGGGCTATGATGAAAGGATTACTAAATTAGTTGATAGACAGTTCTTTATTGGTAGATATGTTTTAACAGGTGGAGAAATACCGGCAATGGTAATTTCTGATAGCATTATAAGATTACTTGATGGAGTCTTGGGTGGGGAGGAATCCGCAGTAAAAGAAAGCTTTCAGACAGATTTAAGTTTAATTGAGCATCCGCAATATACTAGACCAGAGATTTTTGAAGGGGAGAGTATCCCAGAAGTATTAAAAGGTGGGAATCATGCTGAGATTGAAAAATGGCGTCAAGAAAATTATATAACTTAG
- a CDS encoding UvrD-helicase domain-containing protein: MTDFLQELNAAQYKAATALDGPVLVLAGAGSGKTKTLVYRIAHLLRSGIYPSQILAVTFTNKAAKEMRERVQSLHLSLDGEKNTDFTLPYLGTFHSICVRILRRDGEHIGIPSNFVIYDDGDRMQLIKQILKNDLKVQDIKQARPVLSLISKMKNDGLTQDDLDFSAKTPTERLTAEAWPIYKKRMADLGALDFDDLILKTAELFTDSEEVREAYKSRFKHILVDEYQDTNPIQYKLLKCLTDEKSNIFVVGDDWQSIYSWRGADYRIILNFEQDFPGAQVIKLEQNYRSTQNILDAAHKIITKNSSRSSKELFTDEGPGKDVELLQASSENHEAEIIITKMRDLMADEDRKWKDFVVLYRTNAQSRTFEEAFMRTGTPYQIVGGIRFYERKEVKDLISYLRLIYNPNDSVSFDRIINVPARGIGAKSLLAIQNFAIQQGSLSHALCLIDECPGLSSKALSATKNFYSKIEKLRADLLKFSVAEIIQTVISLFNLDEFYNDNTPQGIERLENLRELASVATSQGANDLGAFLEDIALVSDLDSLSSTGDSVTLMTIHGSKGLEFPVVFIAGLEEGVFPHSRSATNQEELEEERRLAYVAMTRAREALYLVYATRRIIYGNPQNNPPSRFVTELLDEQVIKVAPGFSLTPTSILFGSSSTLGEGQGYGANNIFKEAEAVNNTLSASNFVDKQEVKSETNNSLKEGSKVSHPKFGIGTVVDISEPMATIVFSSGPKQLHLEYAPLSLV; encoded by the coding sequence ATGACAGATTTTTTACAAGAGCTTAATGCGGCTCAGTATAAGGCAGCTACAGCTCTGGATGGACCAGTGCTGGTTCTTGCTGGAGCGGGTTCGGGTAAGACCAAAACATTAGTCTATAGGATAGCGCATTTGCTTAGATCTGGAATTTATCCATCACAAATACTTGCGGTTACTTTTACTAACAAAGCCGCCAAAGAGATGCGCGAGCGCGTGCAAAGTCTTCACTTGAGCTTAGACGGTGAAAAAAATACAGACTTCACCCTCCCATACTTAGGAACTTTTCATAGTATCTGTGTAAGAATCTTGCGCAGAGATGGCGAGCACATCGGAATCCCATCTAATTTTGTAATTTATGATGATGGTGATCGCATGCAGCTAATTAAACAGATCTTAAAAAATGATCTTAAAGTACAAGACATCAAGCAAGCTCGTCCAGTCTTAAGCTTAATATCTAAAATGAAGAACGATGGCTTAACTCAAGATGATTTAGACTTTAGCGCTAAAACTCCAACCGAAAGATTAACAGCAGAAGCTTGGCCAATCTATAAAAAAAGAATGGCCGATCTTGGAGCTCTAGATTTCGATGACTTAATCTTAAAGACCGCAGAGCTCTTTACTGACTCAGAAGAGGTCAGAGAAGCCTACAAATCGCGTTTTAAACACATTTTGGTTGATGAATACCAGGATACAAACCCAATCCAGTATAAGCTCCTTAAATGCCTAACAGATGAAAAGAGTAATATCTTTGTTGTTGGAGATGATTGGCAAAGTATTTACAGTTGGCGCGGCGCAGACTACCGGATAATTCTAAACTTTGAGCAAGACTTCCCAGGAGCACAAGTTATTAAGCTTGAGCAGAACTACCGCTCAACCCAGAATATTCTAGATGCCGCCCATAAAATCATCACTAAAAACTCATCCCGCTCTTCTAAAGAGCTATTTACGGATGAAGGCCCAGGCAAAGATGTCGAACTTCTGCAAGCTAGTTCCGAAAATCATGAAGCTGAAATAATCATCACCAAGATGCGTGACCTTATGGCGGATGAAGACCGTAAATGGAAGGATTTTGTAGTGTTATATCGCACAAATGCTCAGTCCCGTACTTTTGAGGAGGCATTTATGCGCACAGGAACACCTTACCAAATTGTAGGAGGCATCAGATTCTATGAACGTAAAGAAGTAAAAGATCTAATTAGTTACCTAAGATTAATCTATAACCCAAACGATTCAGTCTCTTTTGATAGAATCATCAACGTCCCGGCCAGAGGAATCGGCGCAAAATCACTTCTTGCAATACAGAACTTCGCAATTCAACAAGGCTCACTATCTCACGCTCTATGCTTAATTGATGAATGCCCTGGGTTAAGCTCTAAAGCTTTAAGTGCTACTAAAAACTTTTACTCTAAGATTGAAAAACTACGTGCTGATTTGCTTAAGTTTAGCGTTGCAGAGATCATCCAGACTGTAATTTCTCTTTTCAACCTTGATGAATTCTACAACGATAATACCCCACAAGGCATTGAGCGCTTGGAGAATTTAAGAGAACTTGCCTCTGTGGCCACATCCCAAGGTGCAAATGATCTCGGAGCATTCTTAGAAGACATCGCATTAGTTTCAGATCTGGATTCATTAAGCTCAACAGGCGATAGCGTCACTCTTATGACTATTCACGGCTCAAAAGGGCTGGAATTCCCTGTGGTCTTTATAGCCGGGTTAGAAGAGGGCGTGTTCCCGCACTCTAGATCTGCTACAAACCAAGAAGAACTTGAAGAAGAGCGAAGACTCGCGTATGTCGCTATGACGCGCGCTAGAGAGGCTCTATACCTCGTTTATGCCACAAGACGCATCATATACGGAAATCCCCAAAACAACCCACCCTCACGCTTTGTAACGGAACTTTTAGATGAACAAGTTATTAAAGTCGCTCCTGGTTTCTCTTTAACCCCAACAAGTATTTTATTTGGATCTTCCTCTACCTTGGGAGAGGGTCAGGGTTATGGAGCAAATAACATCTTTAAAGAAGCGGAAGCAGTAAACAACACACTTTCGGCATCTAATTTTGTTGATAAGCAAGAAGTAAAATCAGAGACGAATAATAGCTTAAAAGAAGGTTCAAAAGTTTCTCATCCAAAATTCGGTATTGGAACAGTAGTGGATATTAGTGAACCGATGGCCACAATAGTCTTTAGCTCAGGACCAAAACAGCTCCACCTTGAATATGCCCCGTTAAGTCTAGTATAA
- a CDS encoding response regulator, whose amino-acid sequence MKKPEDTKVAIIEDQEEIAEMYRFKFESEGYQVEVAENGAVGFKMVKEFGPDIVLMDLMMPVQDGPETLDQFKSAGVKVPVVILTNLGKEEAMKRIRTPDLIVDFLIKADCTPKQVVEKIQVILEKV is encoded by the coding sequence ATGAAAAAGCCAGAAGATACAAAAGTAGCAATTATCGAAGATCAAGAAGAGATCGCGGAGATGTACAGATTTAAATTTGAATCTGAAGGATATCAGGTAGAGGTTGCAGAGAACGGTGCTGTCGGCTTTAAAATGGTCAAAGAATTTGGACCAGATATAGTTTTGATGGATCTTATGATGCCTGTACAAGATGGACCAGAGACCCTAGATCAGTTTAAATCTGCGGGCGTCAAAGTTCCAGTGGTTATATTAACTAACCTAGGTAAAGAAGAAGCAATGAAGAGAATTAGAACTCCAGACTTAATAGTAGACTTCTTAATCAAGGCTGATTGCACCCCAAAACAGGTAGTAGAAAAAATACAAGTCATCTTAGAGAAAGTCTAA